One Scytonema millei VB511283 genomic window carries:
- a CDS encoding DUF7453 family protein: MKLKSCIAAAAIGLSLSLIDNGAIAVKSSKYAYQKMADTSGSFNSFGLPVINNAGTVAFSANTDGALGAYTSTGKIITTIAENVVLYESIGSPIAINDSGTVAFVATPARGATTAEYPTETIFTSTNGKVTQVPAYKPSPESGYPSYDRIVSLALNNRGTIAYVAQNMRGIGVLSSDGRLIAEANDARLSTVDSANINDRGTVAYRSQNGYEFNILAHKGTITKTLTSTTYPLYVMAPKSGAFSPSLNNRGTVAYVALEVTPTSEYTAEFNPAKAAILKNNGTKITTVADTNGAYSSFSSGSNFNFAAVPPAINDRGTVAFFAQLDTGGEGIFIGPDPVKHKVIASGDSLFGYMVQSVALSTDGINDFGQVTFIAWLANGTEVIVRADPFGTGCNCFVK, translated from the coding sequence ATGAAGTTAAAAAGTTGTATTGCAGCAGCAGCTATTGGTCTGAGTTTGAGCTTAATCGATAATGGAGCGATTGCGGTCAAATCCTCCAAGTACGCTTACCAAAAGATGGCTGATACAAGCGGTTCTTTTAACAGCTTTGGATTGCCTGTTATCAACAACGCCGGAACCGTTGCCTTTAGCGCCAATACGGACGGAGCATTAGGAGCATATACCAGTACGGGCAAGATAATAACAACGATTGCCGAAAACGTTGTTTTATATGAAAGTATCGGTAGTCCCATCGCGATTAACGATAGTGGAACCGTTGCTTTTGTTGCTACGCCAGCACGGGGAGCAACCACCGCAGAATATCCCACGGAAACGATTTTTACTAGTACCAATGGTAAGGTAACTCAGGTTCCTGCTTACAAGCCATCGCCTGAAAGTGGCTATCCTTCTTACGATCGCATTGTATCTCTGGCACTCAATAACAGAGGCACTATTGCTTATGTCGCTCAAAATATGCGTGGTATAGGCGTATTGAGTAGTGATGGTAGGCTGATTGCTGAAGCTAACGATGCTAGATTGTCCACTGTCGATTCAGCCAATATCAACGATCGCGGTACGGTAGCTTATAGATCTCAAAATGGTTATGAGTTTAATATTCTCGCCCACAAAGGCACAATAACTAAAACTTTAACTAGCACTACTTATCCTCTGTACGTCATGGCTCCAAAGAGCGGCGCTTTCTCTCCCTCGCTCAATAACCGAGGAACAGTTGCATATGTTGCTTTGGAAGTAACACCGACAAGCGAATACACGGCTGAGTTTAATCCTGCTAAGGCAGCAATCTTGAAGAATAACGGCACTAAAATAACTACTGTTGCCGATACTAACGGAGCCTACAGCAGCTTTAGCAGTGGAAGCAATTTTAATTTTGCCGCCGTACCCCCTGCCATCAACGATCGCGGTACAGTTGCATTTTTTGCTCAACTAGATACAGGTGGTGAAGGAATTTTTATCGGTCCCGATCCTGTCAAACATAAAGTTATTGCCAGTGGCGATTCTTTGTTCGGTTATATGGTACAAAGTGTTGCTCTATCTACAGATGGAATCAACGATTTCGGTCAGGTAACTTTTATTGCTTGGCTAGCTAACGGTACAGAAGTCATCGTCCGTGCCGATCCGTTTGGTACTGGCTGCAATTGTTTTGTCAAATAG
- the rpmI gene encoding 50S ribosomal protein L35: MPKLKTRKAAAKRFRATGTGKIVRRKAFKNHILEKKTTARKNRLSKAALVHERDEQNVRMMLPYL; encoded by the coding sequence ATGCCTAAACTGAAAACTCGCAAAGCAGCGGCAAAGCGGTTCCGTGCCACAGGCACTGGTAAAATCGTGCGTCGTAAAGCTTTCAAAAATCACATTTTAGAAAAGAAAACGACTGCTAGAAAGAACCGTCTCTCTAAAGCAGCACTCGTACACGAACGCGACGAGCAAAACGTTCGGATGATGCTCCCTTATTTGTAA
- the rplT gene encoding 50S ribosomal protein L20, which produces MTRVKRGNVARKRRKKILKLAKGFRGSHSTLFRTANQQVMKALRSAYRDRRKRKRDFRRLWIVRINAAARQHGMSYSQLMGNLKKAEIQINRKMLAQLAVLDPASFAKVAELAGQAK; this is translated from the coding sequence ATGACCAGGGTAAAACGCGGTAACGTTGCCCGCAAACGCCGCAAAAAAATTCTCAAACTCGCGAAAGGATTTCGCGGTTCTCACTCGACTCTGTTCCGCACGGCAAATCAGCAAGTGATGAAAGCATTGCGGAGTGCCTACCGCGATCGCCGCAAGCGCAAGCGTGATTTTCGCCGCCTGTGGATCGTGCGGATCAACGCAGCTGCAAGACAGCATGGTATGAGCTACAGTCAACTGATGGGGAATCTCAAGAAAGCTGAGATTCAAATTAACCGTAAAATGTTGGCACAATTGGCAGTTCTCGATCCAGCTAGCTTTGCTAAAGTTGCAGAACTCGCTGGTCAAGCAAAATAA
- a CDS encoding transporter substrate-binding domain-containing protein: MKDEGRMKVSRSMTNCLHFFLLLFPLTFTLYPFISKSNAAEFKEIRQRGYLLVAVKDNSPPLGFRDRQGKLRGLEIELAQKLAADLLGNPAAVKFIPVANRDRLNAVIEDKVDLAIAQVTATDSRSRLVSFSPPYYIDGAAIIAKKATAESLNDVAKKTVAVLKGSSTIPTVKYLLPQVQLLGVDSYQQAHALLESGIAAAFTADASVLSGWVREYPQYEILPTLLSAEPLAVVMPKGLQYDSLRQQVNAAIARYTTAGWLRQRAVFWGLPVVK, translated from the coding sequence ATGAAGGATGAAGGCAGAATGAAGGTAAGTAGAAGCATGACGAACTGTTTGCACTTCTTTCTTCTACTCTTCCCTTTAACCTTTACCCTTTACCCTTTCATCTCTAAAAGCAACGCCGCCGAATTTAAAGAGATTCGACAGCGGGGCTATCTTCTAGTAGCTGTGAAAGATAATTCCCCACCTCTGGGCTTTCGCGATCGACAAGGAAAGCTGCGAGGATTGGAAATCGAACTTGCTCAAAAATTAGCAGCAGATTTACTCGGAAACCCAGCAGCAGTAAAATTTATTCCAGTTGCAAACCGCGATCGCCTCAATGCGGTAATAGAAGATAAAGTCGATTTAGCGATCGCCCAAGTCACAGCTACAGATTCGCGATCGCGTTTAGTTAGTTTCAGTCCGCCTTACTACATAGATGGTGCGGCAATAATTGCTAAAAAAGCAACAGCAGAAAGTCTCAACGATGTTGCTAAGAAAACAGTTGCCGTCCTCAAAGGTTCTTCCACAATTCCTACAGTCAAGTATTTATTACCGCAAGTACAGCTATTGGGAGTTGATTCCTATCAGCAGGCGCACGCATTGCTAGAATCTGGCATAGCAGCAGCCTTTACAGCCGATGCCAGCGTGTTGAGCGGTTGGGTGCGAGAATATCCTCAGTATGAGATTCTACCAACATTATTGTCAGCCGAACCGTTAGCTGTCGTCATGCCAAAAGGATTGCAATACGATAGCTTGCGACAACAAGTCAACGCCGCGATCGCCCGTTATACTACTGCGGGTTGGCTGCGACAACGGGCAGTATTTTGGGGCTTACCTGTAGTTAAATAG
- a CDS encoding TRAP transporter substrate-binding protein, protein MKRRRFIAKTTTAAATTTALGACVRVQTNNAQQAGALPKVRWRMATSWPKALGIFGGAETFSKRVQEMSNGRFIITPFVAGELVPGLQVLDAVQAGTVECGHTASYYYIGKNPALAFATSVPFGLTAQQQNAWLYHGGGLEAMQKLYADFNVINFPAGNSGAQMGGWFKREIKSVADLNGLKMRIPGLGGQVMSRLGVNVQVLPGGEIYLALDRGAIDAAEWVGPYDDEKLGLNKAAKFYYYPGWWEPGPTWEVLVNRAAWDKLPKEYQEILKSAATDANMDNLAQYNALNGAALDRLVKGGTRLTPYTKEIMQAAQKATTDLLSENAAKDATFKQIYQQWNAFRAQVYRWNEINELSFTSFTFPSI, encoded by the coding sequence ATGAAACGGCGACGATTTATTGCCAAAACGACTACGGCTGCTGCTACCACCACAGCTTTAGGTGCTTGCGTCCGCGTGCAAACCAATAACGCCCAGCAAGCAGGTGCTTTACCGAAGGTACGATGGCGCATGGCTACAAGTTGGCCTAAAGCTTTGGGGATTTTCGGTGGTGCGGAAACCTTCAGCAAGCGCGTGCAGGAAATGTCAAATGGGCGGTTTATCATTACGCCATTTGTAGCAGGAGAATTAGTCCCAGGATTGCAAGTTCTGGATGCAGTTCAAGCAGGAACGGTGGAATGCGGTCACACCGCTAGTTATTATTACATTGGGAAAAATCCCGCCCTTGCCTTTGCCACATCCGTACCGTTTGGATTAACTGCCCAGCAGCAGAATGCTTGGCTGTATCACGGTGGTGGTTTGGAGGCAATGCAAAAGCTTTATGCTGATTTCAACGTGATTAATTTTCCGGCTGGTAACTCTGGGGCGCAAATGGGTGGCTGGTTCAAGCGAGAAATTAAATCAGTTGCCGACTTGAACGGTTTAAAGATGAGAATTCCTGGCTTGGGGGGTCAGGTGATGTCGCGCCTGGGCGTGAACGTGCAGGTGTTACCTGGCGGCGAGATTTATCTAGCACTAGACCGAGGTGCGATCGATGCAGCAGAATGGGTTGGTCCTTACGATGATGAAAAATTAGGTCTCAATAAGGCAGCAAAGTTTTATTACTACCCGGGTTGGTGGGAACCAGGACCAACCTGGGAAGTATTGGTCAATCGAGCTGCTTGGGATAAGCTGCCAAAGGAATACCAAGAAATCCTCAAGAGTGCTGCTACAGATGCCAATATGGATAATTTGGCTCAATACAATGCTTTAAATGGGGCAGCATTAGACCGACTCGTGAAGGGCGGGACAAGACTAACTCCTTATACTAAGGAAATTATGCAAGCAGCACAAAAGGCGACCACCGATTTATTATCTGAAAATGCTGCTAAAGATGCAACTTTTAAACAGATTTACCAGCAGTGGAATGCGTTTCGCGCCCAAGTTTATAGGTGGAATGAGATCAATGAGTTGAGTTTTACGAGTTTTACATTTCCATCTATTTAA
- a CDS encoding ComEC/Rec2 family competence protein has product MTPITGVLLCLAYILGLLSTAIAWGGCGLLVIGIIVAVLASFGRRSIYRNKLPNNFWQVKPQIWLLAGLIGFSATIYIQIRTPYPGENDISKVIATNAQNPVQVVTVQGTITSTPRLTRSQRSQFWLEPFYLNVDNDISKDVTGKLYTTVPLLQATGLHEGSRITVTGILYKPKSANNPRGFNFQAYLAREGSFAGLKGKEVSLINSDINQDTNNWGWWAVRQKILRSQVHLLGVPEGVLVSAMVLGNRVVDLPSSVSDSFIRVGLAHALAASGFQVSLILGVVLAIAQRFSNRIQFIIGVSALLIFLGMTGIQPSVLRAVIMGIGALTALALERKVKPLGLILFAATLLLTINPIWIWDLGFEFSFLATLGLIVTVPALIKKLDWMPPAIATLIAVPISAYIWTIPLQIYNFGLISPYSILVNIITTIPISIISLGAFISAIAALMHPTMGSALAWLLYYPAYYLMELVDFFAGLPGAATAVGIISPLQLVIIYGLFILTCIQKWWQKKWWFVVPIMISLVFIPVWQTQASLFRVTVLAAGKEPVLVIQDRSKVLLLNSGNETTSRFTVLPFLQQQGINQLDWAVAAEPNSINSLNDWSLLLQNLSVKNFYNCSSRDRNTTITSKLSDTNCQQLLPDREISTGSTLIKRLDAQQQILQMQIQDRTWLILGEREIEKTNERLPHAQVLVWSGEKLDSSLIAAVKPEVAIAASGKLDPKTMAELQQGKTKVFLTGKDGAVQWTAKGKFEIAVETVEDKASAL; this is encoded by the coding sequence ATGACTCCGATTACTGGTGTTCTACTTTGTCTTGCTTACATTTTAGGTTTATTGTCTACAGCGATTGCATGGGGAGGCTGTGGATTACTGGTTATAGGAATTATAGTAGCAGTATTAGCTAGTTTTGGTAGAAGAAGTATTTACAGAAATAAACTTCCGAATAACTTTTGGCAAGTCAAGCCGCAAATATGGTTATTAGCTGGTTTAATTGGTTTTAGTGCAACTATATATATTCAAATAAGAACGCCATATCCTGGTGAGAATGATATTAGCAAGGTTATAGCTACTAATGCCCAAAATCCAGTACAAGTTGTCACTGTTCAGGGAACAATTACTAGTACACCACGTTTAACGAGAAGCCAGCGATCGCAATTTTGGCTAGAACCGTTTTATTTAAATGTTGACAACGATATTAGTAAAGATGTAACTGGTAAATTATATACAACTGTACCTTTATTACAAGCAACTGGATTGCATGAAGGGTCAAGAATTACTGTCACAGGAATTTTATATAAACCTAAATCAGCAAATAACCCAAGAGGATTTAATTTTCAAGCTTATCTAGCCAGAGAGGGTAGTTTTGCTGGTTTGAAAGGAAAAGAAGTTAGTTTAATTAACTCAGATATTAATCAGGATACCAACAATTGGGGATGGTGGGCAGTCAGACAAAAAATTCTTCGCTCTCAGGTACACTTGTTAGGCGTACCAGAAGGAGTTTTAGTGAGTGCGATGGTTTTAGGAAACCGCGTAGTTGACTTACCATCTTCTGTTAGTGACTCATTTATTCGAGTTGGTTTAGCTCATGCTTTGGCTGCATCTGGTTTTCAAGTATCTTTAATTTTAGGAGTTGTCTTAGCGATCGCTCAACGTTTTTCTAATCGAATTCAATTTATCATTGGAGTATCGGCACTACTAATTTTTCTCGGTATGACAGGTATACAACCATCCGTATTGAGAGCAGTTATTATGGGAATTGGTGCTTTAACTGCTCTAGCGTTAGAACGGAAAGTTAAACCTTTAGGCTTAATTCTATTCGCTGCTACTTTGTTATTAACTATAAATCCAATTTGGATTTGGGATTTGGGTTTTGAGTTTAGCTTTTTAGCAACTTTGGGATTAATAGTAACAGTACCAGCATTGATAAAAAAACTAGATTGGATGCCACCTGCGATCGCAACTTTAATCGCAGTGCCAATTTCAGCGTATATCTGGACAATTCCGCTACAAATATATAATTTTGGCTTAATTTCTCCTTATAGTATTTTAGTTAATATAATAACGACAATACCAATTTCAATTATTAGCTTAGGAGCTTTCATCAGTGCGATCGCAGCGTTAATGCATCCAACTATGGGTAGTGCTTTAGCTTGGCTGTTATATTATCCAGCTTATTACCTCATGGAACTCGTCGATTTTTTTGCTGGACTGCCAGGAGCCGCAACCGCTGTAGGAATCATATCCCCGTTACAGCTCGTAATAATATATGGGTTATTTATCTTAACTTGCATTCAAAAATGGTGGCAGAAAAAATGGTGGTTTGTAGTGCCGATCATGATTAGCTTGGTATTCATTCCAGTTTGGCAAACTCAAGCGAGCTTATTCCGAGTTACAGTTTTAGCAGCAGGAAAAGAACCTGTTTTAGTAATACAAGATCGTAGTAAAGTTTTACTATTGAATAGTGGAAATGAAACTACTTCTAGGTTTACAGTTTTACCTTTTTTACAACAACAAGGAATTAATCAGCTTGATTGGGCAGTAGCAGCAGAGCCTAATTCGATAAATAGCCTCAACGATTGGTCGTTGCTTTTGCAAAATTTATCAGTTAAAAACTTTTATAATTGCTCTAGTCGCGATCGCAATACAACGATTACCTCTAAACTATCGGATACAAACTGCCAGCAGTTGCTTCCAGATCGAGAAATATCTACAGGTTCGACATTAATTAAGCGACTCGATGCCCAACAACAGATTCTACAGATGCAAATCCAAGATCGGACTTGGCTAATTTTAGGGGAAAGAGAGATCGAGAAAACGAATGAGAGATTGCCACATGCTCAGGTATTGGTATGGTCGGGAGAGAAACTAGATTCTAGTTTGATTGCAGCAGTGAAGCCGGAAGTAGCGATCGCCGCTAGTGGTAAACTCGATCCGAAGACGATGGCTGAATTGCAACAAGGCAAAACTAAAGTATTCTTGACCGGAAAAGACGGTGCAGTACAGTGGACAGCCAAAGGTAAGTTTGAGATTGCAGTAGAAACAGTTGAAGACAAGGCATCTGCACTGTAG
- a CDS encoding NYN domain-containing protein yields the protein MQGELPFRATGLSVGLSVLIDADNANANLVEPLLKEIAKYGTANVKRIYGDWTRPQLSSWKDKLHKFVIQPIQQFSYTSGKNATDSALIIDAMDLLYTSNFDGFCIVSSDSDFTKLACRIRESGLFVYGFGEKKTPEPFQKACDKFTYTENLEELEEKEGQKSELSSTERKAQSSAKLKQNQKLVNFVKTAYDSITEEEGWASLGELGIQLNKLDSSFDSRNYGYKKLGGLIRAINIFEINTIPHEKNPAVKALYIKLKN from the coding sequence ATGCAGGGAGAATTACCATTTAGAGCGACTGGGCTGTCTGTTGGGCTGTCTGTATTAATTGATGCTGATAATGCTAATGCCAACTTAGTTGAGCCTCTACTCAAAGAAATTGCGAAATATGGTACTGCTAATGTTAAACGAATTTATGGTGATTGGACGCGACCGCAACTGAGTAGCTGGAAAGATAAGCTGCATAAATTTGTCATACAACCCATACAACAGTTTAGTTACACATCAGGCAAGAATGCAACTGATAGTGCATTAATTATTGATGCAATGGATCTGCTATACACTAGCAATTTTGATGGTTTTTGTATTGTTTCAAGTGATAGTGATTTTACTAAACTAGCTTGCAGAATTCGAGAGTCTGGATTATTTGTATATGGCTTTGGTGAGAAAAAGACTCCTGAACCTTTTCAAAAAGCTTGTGATAAGTTTACTTATACAGAAAACTTAGAAGAATTAGAAGAAAAAGAAGGGCAGAAATCAGAGCTTTCCTCAACAGAAAGAAAAGCACAAAGTAGTGCGAAACTTAAGCAAAATCAGAAATTAGTAAATTTTGTTAAAACCGCTTATGATTCTATTACCGAAGAGGAAGGCTGGGCGAGTCTAGGAGAACTGGGAATTCAACTTAACAAGTTAGATTCATCTTTTGATTCTAGAAATTATGGTTATAAAAAGCTTGGAGGATTGATTCGAGCAATTAATATATTTGAAATTAATACAATACCGCATGAAAAAAATCCAGCAGTTAAAGCTTTATATATTAAATTAAAAAATTAA
- a CDS encoding DUF4079 domain-containing protein, whose product MDNLRDLLEPIAAWFRSLGIPEPIVHWGHPLMMGIVVFVMGSFVGFAGWRSRIVADRDVATESAIAHRTLAPWMFGFMAAGYTGGLLSLVMQQQPILKSPHFWTGSIVLLLLLLNGALALLGFGKEKGTLRTVHAYLGSTALCLMFLHAVLGLRLGLAI is encoded by the coding sequence ATGGATAATCTGAGAGATCTGTTGGAACCGATCGCAGCTTGGTTTCGTAGTTTAGGCATTCCAGAACCGATCGTCCACTGGGGACATCCCTTAATGATGGGAATTGTCGTGTTTGTGATGGGTAGTTTTGTTGGATTTGCGGGATGGCGTAGCAGAATAGTTGCAGATCGAGACGTTGCAACGGAAAGTGCGATTGCTCACCGCACTCTAGCACCTTGGATGTTTGGTTTTATGGCGGCTGGCTATACGGGTGGCTTGCTGTCACTGGTAATGCAGCAACAACCAATATTGAAAAGTCCTCATTTTTGGACTGGATCGATTGTACTATTGCTGTTGCTGCTAAATGGAGCGTTAGCATTATTAGGTTTTGGCAAGGAAAAAGGTACTTTACGCACAGTTCACGCTTACTTGGGTAGTACGGCGCTTTGTCTAATGTTCCTCCACGCTGTTTTAGGGTTAAGGCTGGGTTTAGCAATTTAA
- the glyQ gene encoding glycine--tRNA ligase subunit alpha → MNFQSVIAVLHKFWGDRGCLIAQPYDTEKGAGTKNPHTFLRALGPEPWSVAYVEPCRRPTDGRYGENPNRFQHYYQYQVLIKPSPENIQGLYLDSLRALGIHPEDHDIRFVEDNWEDATVGAWGTGWEVWLDGMEITQFTYFQQCGGIDCRPVSIEITYGLERLAMYLQGVEAFTKLKWTDDITYGDVHLQGEIEQCTYNFEASNPEMLLTLFNMYEQEAEQLAQRALVLPSLDYILKCSHTFNLLDARGVISVTERTRYIGRIRHLARKVAQLYIQQREALRFPLLHKAKG, encoded by the coding sequence GTGAACTTTCAATCAGTGATTGCTGTACTACATAAGTTTTGGGGCGATCGCGGTTGCTTGATTGCCCAACCCTATGACACGGAGAAAGGTGCAGGTACGAAGAACCCCCACACTTTTTTAAGAGCCTTGGGACCTGAACCGTGGTCAGTCGCTTATGTTGAGCCTTGCCGTCGTCCTACAGATGGACGCTACGGAGAAAATCCCAATCGCTTTCAACACTACTATCAGTACCAAGTGTTGATTAAACCTTCTCCTGAAAACATACAAGGTCTATATCTCGATTCTTTGAGAGCATTGGGTATCCACCCAGAAGACCATGATATTCGCTTTGTAGAAGATAACTGGGAAGACGCGACTGTAGGTGCTTGGGGTACTGGTTGGGAAGTCTGGCTGGATGGGATGGAAATTACTCAATTTACCTACTTTCAACAGTGCGGTGGGATCGATTGTCGTCCTGTTTCAATTGAAATTACCTATGGTTTGGAACGACTAGCAATGTACCTCCAGGGAGTAGAGGCGTTTACAAAGCTGAAATGGACGGACGATATTACCTACGGGGACGTTCATCTCCAAGGAGAAATCGAGCAGTGTACCTATAACTTTGAAGCCTCGAACCCTGAAATGTTGCTGACATTGTTTAATATGTACGAGCAGGAAGCAGAACAATTAGCTCAAAGAGCATTGGTTTTGCCTAGCTTGGATTACATTCTGAAGTGTTCTCACACTTTTAACCTTTTAGATGCTAGGGGAGTGATTTCTGTTACGGAACGGACTCGTTACATTGGCAGAATTCGGCATTTGGCAAGAAAAGTTGCTCAACTATATATTCAGCAACGGGAAGCGTTAAGGTTTCCACTGCTGCACAAAGCAAAAGGGTAG